The following are from one region of the Bacteroidota bacterium genome:
- a CDS encoding gliding motility-associated C-terminal domain-containing protein has protein sequence MKTKFLAMWAPGLYRCLSYLILFIIFIQNSFGQLTTNSGITPAVLVNNYLLGQNVTVGNITYTGAPQAIGTFNGANSNLGINSGIIITTGDVAFAAGVNNTTSAGFDNQLPGDSELTAIASLQTFDASTLEFDFVPEFSKIKFRYIFGSEEYNEFVCTGVNDLFGFFISGPGIIGSQNLAVVPGTSIPVSINTINNGVPMGNDPNCNLGNTGYFVDNTLVISTTVQYDGFTTILTAEANVIPCETYHIRLVIADGGDGIYDSGVFLEAGSFSGENFLSITNIGNTIDSAAIEGCAASKFQFSIPDPLPVDYVVKFAINGTATNGTDYVKINDSIIIPAGQKTALLNITPIPDALSEGTETVTLTLTLNSACSTDSIFATVRIKDLDSLNIIMPTDTFTCLNTPITLLATTSGGHGSMQYLWNDGSIGNATIALGTSAQTYTVTVKDGCQQIRQDSIKVNILEKASFDIQTGPTTCNNVPVSITLIGSPSANAFYTWNFDGGSVTSGSNQGPFEVSYPRGGVYNILAIIIDGPCIIIDSVQVEIEDCEVTAPNIITPNNDGYNDALIFGGLEAFPGSLLQVYNRWGNLVFENANYANNWKGNELPEGTYFYVLNVNGGKPVSSSLAIIRN, from the coding sequence TTGAAAACTAAATTTTTAGCTATGTGGGCTCCCGGGTTGTATCGATGCTTATCCTACCTTATCCTCTTTATTATTTTTATACAAAATAGCTTTGGCCAATTAACGACAAACTCTGGTATTACGCCAGCAGTATTGGTTAATAATTACTTGCTAGGCCAAAATGTTACCGTTGGTAACATCACCTATACTGGTGCCCCTCAAGCAATTGGCACTTTTAACGGTGCCAATTCTAACCTTGGAATTAATAGTGGAATAATAATAACAACAGGAGATGTTGCGTTTGCTGCCGGAGTCAATAATACAACGAGTGCCGGATTTGATAATCAATTGCCTGGTGATAGTGAGCTAACTGCCATAGCTAGTTTGCAAACTTTTGATGCAAGTACGCTTGAATTCGATTTTGTCCCCGAATTCAGCAAGATAAAATTTCGATACATTTTTGGAAGTGAGGAGTATAATGAGTTTGTGTGTACCGGTGTTAACGACCTTTTCGGATTCTTCATTTCTGGCCCTGGTATTATCGGTTCTCAAAACTTGGCAGTAGTTCCGGGTACGTCCATTCCAGTGTCTATAAATACTATAAACAATGGTGTTCCTATGGGTAACGATCCTAATTGCAACTTAGGCAATACCGGTTATTTTGTAGACAATACATTAGTAATAAGTACCACCGTACAATACGATGGGTTTACTACTATTCTTACTGCTGAAGCAAATGTTATTCCCTGCGAGACCTATCACATCAGGCTAGTAATTGCCGATGGAGGAGATGGAATATATGATTCAGGGGTATTTTTAGAAGCAGGAAGTTTTTCAGGCGAAAATTTTCTCAGCATTACGAATATTGGTAATACAATTGACAGCGCAGCTATTGAAGGATGTGCGGCATCAAAATTTCAGTTTAGCATACCCGACCCGCTGCCGGTTGATTATGTTGTAAAATTTGCAATAAATGGAACTGCTACAAACGGAACCGACTATGTAAAAATTAATGACAGCATTATTATTCCGGCAGGACAAAAAACAGCTTTATTAAACATTACTCCCATTCCCGATGCATTAAGCGAAGGCACAGAAACGGTTACCCTTACGCTCACATTAAACAGCGCTTGTAGCACCGATAGCATTTTTGCAACTGTAAGGATTAAGGATCTTGATAGTCTTAATATAATTATGCCTACTGATACTTTTACATGCCTTAACACCCCCATTACTTTATTGGCCACCACCTCGGGTGGGCATGGCAGTATGCAATACCTTTGGAATGATGGTAGCATAGGAAATGCAACAATTGCATTGGGAACCTCGGCTCAAACCTATACAGTTACTGTAAAGGATGGCTGCCAGCAAATACGACAAGATTCAATAAAGGTAAACATTCTGGAAAAAGCTTCTTTCGATATTCAAACAGGGCCAACTACGTGCAACAATGTGCCAGTGTCTATTACGCTGATAGGATCGCCAAGTGCCAATGCTTTTTATACATGGAATTTTGATGGTGGGTCGGTTACTAGTGGCAGTAATCAAGGGCCGTTTGAAGTTTCTTACCCACGCGGTGGGGTGTATAATATATTAGCAATTATTATTGATGGCCCTTGCATTATCATCGACTCCGTCCAAGTTGAAATTGAAGATTGCGAAGTTACTGCGCCTAATATTATTACACCTAACAATGATGGATATAATGATGCCCTTATTTTTGGAGGGCTCGAAGCATTTCCCGGCAGCTTATTGCAAGTGTATAACCGTTGGGGAAATCTGGTTTTTGAAAATGCCAATTATGCTAATAATTGGAAAGGCAATGAGTTGCCTGAAGGTACTTATTTTTATGTGTTGAATGTAAATGGAGGCAAACCGGTTTCAAGCAGCCTAGCTATTATCCGCAACTAA